One Curtobacterium sp. MCLR17_032 genomic window carries:
- a CDS encoding M81 family metallopeptidase — protein sequence MSDTGTTAEARRPVIAIAGLAIETSTFTPTRTPAAAFHPDRGDEVVARYDFLAPLAERADFRGALIGHALPGGVVLREAFEELSAEITDRLSAIAADTTIDGLWFDIHGAMVVEGLDDAETTLLERIRAVIGPDVVVSASMDLHGNVSRGLAHQCDLITCYRLAPHEDALETKERAVRNLVDVLTTRPVGAQRPVMAWIPVPVLLPGEKTSTRIEPAASVYGQVAEVESTDGVLDAAIWVGYAWADQPRNRAVTVVTGWDEDAVRAGAERLARSFWDAREDFAFVAPAGSFDECLAAALAPGAARPYFVSDSGDNPTAGGSGDMTWGLTQLLARDEFRSADGPVVLYASVPGPAAVAACVAAGVGATVTVTAGAEVDDLHAGPLTMTGRVHAVKTGDRDARTEVVLQVGSVFAILTELRKPYHHEHDFTDLDLDPRSADLVVVKIGYLEPELYDMAADWMLALTPGGVDQDLERLGHHRIERPVYPFDRTFPEPDLTARVIPASDRPLGAHA from the coding sequence GTGTCTGACACCGGAACCACCGCCGAGGCCCGCCGCCCGGTCATCGCCATCGCCGGCCTGGCCATCGAGACGTCGACGTTCACGCCGACCCGCACTCCGGCCGCCGCCTTCCACCCGGACCGTGGCGACGAGGTCGTCGCCCGGTACGACTTCCTCGCACCGCTCGCCGAGCGCGCCGACTTCCGGGGTGCCCTGATCGGCCACGCACTGCCCGGCGGGGTCGTCCTGCGGGAGGCCTTCGAGGAGCTCAGCGCCGAGATCACCGACCGGCTGTCCGCGATCGCCGCCGACACCACGATCGACGGGCTGTGGTTCGACATCCACGGCGCGATGGTGGTCGAGGGACTCGACGACGCCGAGACCACGCTGCTCGAACGCATCCGCGCGGTGATCGGCCCGGACGTCGTCGTCTCGGCGTCGATGGACCTGCACGGCAACGTCTCGCGCGGCCTCGCCCACCAGTGCGACCTCATCACCTGCTACCGGCTGGCCCCGCACGAGGACGCCCTCGAGACGAAGGAGCGCGCCGTCCGCAACCTGGTCGATGTGCTCACCACCCGACCGGTCGGGGCACAGCGCCCGGTGATGGCCTGGATCCCGGTGCCGGTCCTGCTGCCCGGCGAGAAGACCTCGACCCGCATCGAGCCGGCCGCGTCCGTGTACGGGCAGGTCGCCGAGGTCGAGTCGACCGACGGCGTGCTCGACGCCGCGATCTGGGTCGGCTACGCCTGGGCCGACCAGCCGCGGAACCGCGCCGTCACGGTCGTCACCGGCTGGGACGAGGATGCGGTCCGTGCCGGTGCCGAACGCCTGGCCCGGTCGTTCTGGGACGCCCGCGAGGACTTCGCCTTCGTCGCCCCGGCCGGCTCGTTCGACGAGTGCCTGGCCGCCGCCCTCGCCCCGGGTGCCGCACGCCCCTACTTCGTCTCGGACTCGGGCGACAACCCGACCGCCGGCGGCTCGGGCGACATGACCTGGGGACTGACGCAGCTGCTCGCGCGCGACGAGTTCCGGAGCGCCGACGGCCCGGTCGTCCTCTACGCCAGCGTCCCCGGCCCCGCCGCGGTCGCCGCGTGCGTCGCAGCCGGCGTCGGCGCGACCGTCACCGTGACCGCCGGTGCCGAGGTCGACGACCTGCACGCCGGACCGCTCACCATGACCGGACGTGTGCACGCGGTGAAGACCGGCGACCGGGACGCCCGGACCGAGGTCGTGCTGCAGGTCGGCAGCGTCTTCGCGATCCTCACCGAGCTGCGGAAGCCGTACCACCACGAGCACGACTTCACCGACCTGGACCTCGACCCGCGGAGCGCCGACCTGGTCGTCGTGAAGATCGGGTACCTCGAACCGGAGCTCTACGACATGGCCGCCGACTGGATGCTCGCGCTGACCCCGGGCGGTGTCGACCAGGACCTCGAACGCCTCGGCCACCACCGGATCGAACGGCCGGTGTACCCCTTCGACCGGACCTTCCCGGAGCCCGACCTGACCGCCCGGGTCATCCCGGCGTCCGACCGACCCCTCGGAGCCCACGCATGA
- a CDS encoding ROK family protein — translation MPDLSARVLELIASGQASSRTEIAQLLGAAPSTVSHVVGQLLGHGILAEEGTDVSTGGRPRKVLRIGGSDEYAVAADVGGGHVRIGIVLPGGALESVSTVPFALADGPTAGLAALAELLDALVTERGRDGLRGVGLSLPGPVDVEAGVVDLPSRMPGWNGFPVAAWLTEHFGVPAAIDNDANCMAAGEQTVQPSTRRQAITVKAGSAIGAGIIIDGHLYRGSTGAAGDITHVRIDAAGDTPCSCGNTGCLETVASGAALVRILREAGVDVSTTQDVVRLALEAHPETTRAVRLAGRYLGEVLAANVNFFNPDAVSLGGILSTLEPFVAAVRSQLYESCHPLVTQHLVIERASLGADAGLVGAGQFALQRGLAASLEELSTPVPLRTTRNRSTRV, via the coding sequence GTGCCGGACCTCAGTGCGCGCGTGCTCGAACTCATCGCCAGTGGCCAGGCCTCGAGCCGGACCGAGATCGCCCAGCTCCTCGGTGCCGCGCCGTCGACGGTGTCGCACGTCGTCGGACAGCTCCTCGGCCACGGCATCCTGGCCGAGGAGGGCACCGACGTCTCCACCGGCGGCCGGCCCCGCAAGGTCCTGCGGATCGGCGGCTCGGACGAGTACGCGGTCGCCGCGGACGTCGGTGGCGGTCACGTCCGGATCGGCATCGTCCTGCCGGGAGGCGCGCTCGAGTCCGTCTCGACCGTCCCGTTCGCGCTCGCCGACGGTCCGACGGCCGGCCTCGCCGCCCTGGCGGAGCTCCTCGACGCCCTGGTGACCGAACGCGGACGCGACGGTCTGCGCGGGGTCGGGTTGAGCCTCCCGGGTCCCGTCGACGTCGAGGCGGGCGTCGTCGACCTGCCGAGCCGGATGCCCGGCTGGAACGGGTTCCCGGTCGCCGCGTGGCTCACCGAGCACTTCGGGGTGCCGGCCGCGATCGACAACGACGCGAACTGCATGGCCGCGGGCGAGCAGACCGTGCAGCCGTCCACCCGACGCCAGGCGATCACGGTGAAGGCCGGATCGGCGATCGGTGCGGGCATCATCATCGACGGTCACCTGTACCGCGGGTCGACCGGAGCCGCCGGGGACATCACGCACGTGCGCATCGACGCGGCCGGCGACACCCCGTGCTCGTGCGGCAACACCGGCTGCCTCGAGACCGTGGCGTCCGGGGCGGCGCTCGTCCGGATCCTCCGCGAGGCCGGCGTCGACGTCAGCACCACCCAGGACGTGGTCCGGCTGGCGCTCGAGGCGCACCCGGAGACCACCCGTGCGGTCCGCCTGGCCGGGCGGTACCTGGGCGAGGTCCTGGCCGCCAACGTGAACTTCTTCAACCCGGACGCCGTCTCCCTCGGCGGCATCCTGTCCACCCTCGAGCCGTTCGTCGCCGCCGTGCGGAGCCAGCTCTACGAGAGCTGCCACCCGCTCGTGACGCAGCACCTCGTCATCGAGCGGGCCTCGCTCGGCGCCGACGCCGGACTGGTCGGAGCCGGCCAGTTCGCCCTGCAGCGCGGCCTGGCGGCATCGCTCGAGGAGCTGTCCACCCCCGTCCCGCTGCGCACCACCAGGAACAGGAGCACCCGTGTCTGA
- a CDS encoding peptide ABC transporter substrate-binding protein, with product MTKPRRWALLTGAALAVSALLAGCSGGGSATTGSSSDEINYALPANFTPNWILPIGTAAHLNTNNGSIAQSLYERLIAYDGSTGKIGWDKPGSVATAADFASDSKSVTITLGDRHWSDGKPITSRDVEFWFNLIKANAKDWGSYSAGKAPDNWTSFKTVDDTHFTITFDKAYNKDWMLANQLSYIIPLPQHAWDKTSASGQVSDADRTTTGAKQVWKYLNTAAGKIADYDSDDLWKTISGPYGLSSFTTAGKVQLTANPKYDGGEKASIKTVNLLPFTTADAETNALRSGAVDYGYINATDLDQKDSFTSKGYEVDPWTGWAITYMPYNFNNPDMGAVFKQLYARQAVQMSIDQKSLSKVVFNGTATSTYGPIPQAQESDYVSDVQKDNPYPFSTEKAAALLTSHGWTKQGGTMVCTDPGTSSSQCGEGVAAGTKFAMKVLSQSGSTVTDNMMSAIQSSLEKTGIGFSIKTAPVSSVLSQTPTCTADESSCDWDLSFFGTAGSWYFPAYPTGESLFSTGGSANFGSYSNKQVDSLIDATTTSTDASAVQDYSAAVAKDLPVIWLPSPDYQISVKKSGLSGFDQDSLANFHPAQWKWSK from the coding sequence ATGACCAAGCCCCGTCGCTGGGCCCTCCTCACCGGAGCCGCGCTCGCGGTGAGCGCCCTGCTCGCCGGCTGTTCCGGGGGCGGTTCCGCCACCACCGGCTCGTCGTCCGACGAGATCAACTACGCGCTGCCGGCGAACTTCACGCCGAACTGGATCCTGCCGATCGGCACCGCCGCGCACCTCAACACCAACAACGGCTCGATCGCGCAGTCGCTGTACGAGCGCCTCATCGCCTACGACGGCTCGACCGGCAAGATCGGGTGGGACAAGCCCGGCTCCGTCGCCACCGCCGCCGACTTCGCGTCGGACAGCAAGAGCGTCACGATCACGCTCGGCGACCGGCACTGGTCCGACGGCAAGCCGATCACCAGCCGCGACGTCGAGTTCTGGTTCAACCTGATCAAGGCGAACGCGAAGGACTGGGGCTCGTACTCGGCGGGCAAGGCGCCGGACAACTGGACGTCCTTCAAGACCGTCGACGACACGCACTTCACGATCACGTTCGACAAGGCGTACAACAAGGACTGGATGCTCGCGAACCAGCTGAGCTACATCATCCCGCTGCCGCAGCACGCCTGGGACAAGACCAGCGCCTCCGGCCAGGTGAGCGACGCCGACCGCACCACGACCGGGGCGAAGCAGGTCTGGAAGTACCTCAACACCGCCGCGGGCAAGATCGCCGACTACGACTCGGACGACCTGTGGAAGACGATCTCCGGCCCCTACGGCCTGTCGTCGTTCACGACCGCCGGCAAGGTCCAGCTGACCGCGAACCCGAAGTACGACGGCGGTGAGAAGGCGTCGATCAAGACCGTCAACCTGCTGCCCTTCACCACCGCGGACGCCGAGACGAACGCCCTGCGCTCCGGTGCGGTCGACTACGGCTACATCAACGCCACCGACCTCGACCAGAAGGACTCCTTCACGTCGAAGGGCTACGAGGTCGACCCCTGGACCGGCTGGGCGATCACGTACATGCCGTACAACTTCAACAACCCGGACATGGGCGCCGTCTTCAAGCAGCTGTACGCCCGCCAGGCCGTGCAGATGTCGATCGACCAGAAGTCGCTGTCGAAGGTCGTCTTCAACGGCACCGCCACCTCCACCTACGGTCCGATCCCGCAGGCGCAGGAGTCCGACTACGTCTCCGACGTGCAGAAGGACAACCCGTACCCGTTCAGCACGGAGAAGGCCGCGGCACTGCTGACGAGCCACGGTTGGACGAAGCAGGGCGGCACCATGGTCTGCACCGACCCGGGCACCTCGTCCAGCCAGTGCGGCGAGGGCGTCGCGGCGGGCACGAAGTTCGCCATGAAGGTGCTCTCGCAGTCCGGCTCGACCGTCACCGACAACATGATGAGCGCCATCCAGTCGTCGCTCGAGAAGACCGGCATCGGCTTCTCGATCAAGACGGCCCCGGTGTCGAGCGTCCTGTCGCAGACGCCGACCTGCACCGCCGACGAGTCCAGCTGCGACTGGGACCTGTCCTTCTTCGGCACCGCCGGCAGCTGGTACTTCCCGGCCTACCCGACCGGTGAGTCGCTGTTCTCCACCGGCGGCTCGGCGAACTTCGGCAGCTACTCGAACAAGCAGGTCGACTCGCTCATCGACGCGACGACCACCTCCACCGACGCGAGTGCCGTGCAGGACTACAGCGCCGCGGTCGCGAAGGACCTGCCGGTGATCTGGCTGCCCAGCCCGGACTACCAGATCTCCGTCAAGAAGAGCGGCCTGAGCGGGTTCGACCAGGACTCGCTCGCGAACTTCCACCCCGCGCAGTGGAAGTGGAGCAAGTAG
- a CDS encoding ABC transporter permease, whose product MTTALYLTRRVLQALAVILIVTIVVFCLLHALPGGPARGVLGVSATPAQIAAFNQAQGLDQALPVQYLRFLGRLLTGDLGTSYTLNEPVSQLIQERIPKTLVLTGLSAVLGIVIAIPVGMWQAARRNGAIDYTATALAFVFYSTPAFFLGLVLIIVFSQQLPWLPSQAPSGTTLAEVFQQPAGLVLPVLTGALAMIAVFSRYMRAATLENLQEDYVRTARAGGSSTATILRRHVFRNSLTPVVAMLGYYLPVLFGGALVTEQLFNYPGMGLLFWNAAQTSDYPTLLGCVLVISVATVVGTLLADVAQSLIDPRVKAGRA is encoded by the coding sequence ATGACCACTGCCCTCTACCTCACCCGCCGCGTCCTGCAGGCGCTCGCGGTGATCCTCATCGTCACGATCGTCGTGTTCTGCCTGCTGCACGCGCTGCCCGGCGGACCCGCCCGCGGCGTGCTCGGCGTCTCCGCGACCCCCGCCCAGATCGCCGCGTTCAACCAGGCGCAGGGCCTCGACCAGGCGCTGCCCGTGCAGTACCTCCGGTTCCTCGGACGGCTGCTCACCGGCGACCTCGGCACCTCGTACACGCTCAACGAACCGGTCTCGCAGCTCATCCAGGAGCGCATCCCGAAGACCCTCGTCCTCACCGGACTCTCCGCCGTGCTCGGGATCGTCATCGCGATCCCGGTCGGCATGTGGCAGGCAGCGCGACGCAACGGCGCGATCGACTACACCGCCACCGCCCTGGCGTTCGTCTTCTACTCGACGCCCGCGTTCTTCCTCGGCCTCGTGCTCATCATCGTCTTCAGCCAGCAGCTGCCGTGGCTGCCGTCGCAGGCACCGAGCGGCACCACCCTCGCCGAGGTGTTCCAGCAGCCGGCCGGCCTCGTCCTGCCGGTGCTCACCGGCGCCCTCGCGATGATCGCCGTCTTCAGCCGGTACATGCGCGCGGCGACGCTGGAGAACCTGCAGGAGGACTACGTCCGCACCGCCCGCGCCGGGGGCTCGTCGACGGCGACGATCCTCCGCCGGCACGTGTTCCGGAACTCGCTGACGCCCGTCGTCGCGATGCTCGGCTACTACCTGCCGGTGCTGTTCGGCGGTGCGCTCGTCACCGAGCAGCTGTTCAACTACCCCGGCATGGGGCTGCTCTTCTGGAACGCGGCGCAGACGTCGGACTACCCGACGCTCCTCGGCTGCGTGCTCGTCATCTCCGTCGCCACCGTCGTCGGCACCCTGCTCGCCGACGTGGCACAGTCCCTGATCGACCCGCGAGTGAAGGCAGGCCGCGCATGA
- a CDS encoding ABC transporter permease encodes MTTVQLAPETPGAPVTVAATGFRLAARRFRHNTLAVIGLVVLVVIVLFCFVGPFLYPTDQTHTMLQQANQSPGGAHLLGTDAVGHDVLGRLMYGGKVSLMVGIAAGILATVVGTLWGSVAGYVGGWVDAVMMRIVDAGIAIPALFILLVISAITTPGVWGLIVILGFVSWLVPSRLIRAETLTLKNRDFVLTLRAIGGSHARAIGRHLLPNSVSTIVVAATFQVADAILLVAYVSYLGLGVQPPATDWGGMLSAGLTAAYSGRWWLIVPPGLAVILVVCALNAVGDGLRDAFDVKGRG; translated from the coding sequence ATGACCACCGTCCAACTCGCCCCCGAGACGCCCGGCGCACCGGTCACGGTCGCCGCCACCGGCTTCCGGCTGGCCGCCCGCCGCTTCCGGCACAACACCCTCGCCGTCATCGGCCTGGTCGTGCTCGTCGTCATCGTGCTGTTCTGCTTCGTCGGTCCGTTCCTGTACCCGACCGACCAGACGCACACCATGCTCCAGCAGGCGAACCAGAGCCCCGGCGGCGCCCACCTGCTCGGCACCGACGCCGTCGGCCACGACGTCCTCGGCCGGCTGATGTACGGCGGCAAGGTGTCGCTCATGGTCGGCATCGCCGCCGGGATCCTGGCGACCGTCGTCGGCACGCTCTGGGGCTCGGTCGCCGGGTACGTCGGCGGCTGGGTCGACGCCGTGATGATGCGCATCGTCGACGCCGGCATCGCGATCCCGGCGCTGTTCATCCTGCTCGTCATCTCGGCGATCACCACCCCGGGCGTCTGGGGGCTCATCGTGATCCTCGGGTTCGTCTCGTGGCTGGTGCCCTCCCGACTCATCCGCGCCGAGACCCTGACGCTGAAGAACCGCGACTTCGTGCTCACCCTCCGCGCCATCGGTGGCTCGCACGCCCGCGCCATCGGCCGGCACCTGCTGCCGAACTCGGTGTCGACCATCGTCGTCGCCGCGACGTTCCAGGTGGCCGACGCGATCCTCCTGGTCGCCTACGTCTCCTACCTGGGCCTCGGCGTGCAGCCGCCGGCGACGGACTGGGGCGGCATGCTCTCGGCGGGCCTCACCGCCGCCTACTCCGGTCGCTGGTGGCTGATCGTGCCACCGGGACTCGCCGTGATCCTCGTCGTCTGCGCGCTCAACGCCGTCGGCGACGGACTCCGGGACGCATTCGACGTGAAGGGCCGCGGATGA
- a CDS encoding ABC transporter ATP-binding protein, whose translation MTATEPILAVDDLGVHFSTESGDVHAVQGVSLTVAPGETLALVGESGSGKSTVALAAMGLLSGNATVTGSAVVDGHQVVGAAEPSLRALRGRTVSMVFQEPATALDPLTRVGKQIAEVIRNHRQVSAAAAAAEAVELLRRVGIPSPEDRAKAFPFQLSGGQRQRVVIAMAIANEPALLIADEPTTALDVTVQAEILELLRALAADTGTGVLLVTHNMGVVADFADRVAVMLQGSIVETGGVEDVLLRPQHEYTERLLAAVPRLQTAASSAERPVVTDRPTSADEPDGRPASTPVVDLRDVSVTFGRGARAVHALRGIDVVVHAGETVGLVGESGSGKSTAARVALGLVRPTAGSVRLFGSDLRRTRGRDRLALRSGIGVVLQDPVASLDPRMSVGECIAEPLGIHRRRTSAADRRRRVDEVLDAVRLPRALATRAPRELSGGQRQRVSLARALVLDPRLLVADEPTSALDVSVQEAVLEVLTDLQADLGFACLFVSHDLAVVQQFAERVVVMRAGAVEEQGPTGETLLHPTTDYTRRLLAAVPVPDPVVQRQRRTERLASPAAVTP comes from the coding sequence ATGACCGCCACCGAACCGATCCTCGCCGTCGACGACCTCGGCGTGCACTTCAGCACCGAGTCCGGCGACGTGCACGCCGTCCAGGGCGTCTCGCTGACCGTCGCACCGGGCGAGACCCTCGCGCTCGTCGGTGAGTCCGGCTCCGGCAAGTCCACCGTCGCGCTCGCCGCGATGGGGCTGCTCTCCGGCAACGCCACCGTCACCGGCAGCGCCGTCGTCGACGGACACCAGGTCGTCGGTGCCGCCGAACCGTCCCTCCGTGCCCTCCGTGGCCGGACCGTCTCGATGGTGTTCCAGGAACCCGCCACCGCCCTCGACCCGCTCACCCGGGTCGGCAAGCAGATCGCCGAGGTCATCCGGAACCACCGGCAGGTGTCCGCCGCCGCAGCCGCAGCCGAGGCCGTCGAACTCCTCCGCCGCGTCGGCATCCCGTCGCCCGAGGACCGCGCGAAGGCCTTCCCGTTCCAGCTGTCCGGCGGGCAGCGGCAGCGCGTCGTCATCGCGATGGCGATCGCCAACGAGCCGGCGCTCCTCATCGCCGACGAGCCGACCACCGCGCTCGACGTCACGGTGCAGGCCGAGATCCTCGAGCTGCTCCGGGCGCTCGCCGCCGACACCGGCACCGGCGTGCTGCTCGTCACCCACAACATGGGCGTCGTCGCGGACTTCGCCGACCGGGTCGCGGTGATGCTGCAGGGCTCGATCGTCGAGACCGGCGGTGTCGAGGACGTCCTGCTCCGGCCGCAGCACGAGTACACCGAGCGGCTGCTGGCCGCGGTGCCGCGCCTCCAGACCGCCGCCTCGTCGGCGGAGCGGCCCGTGGTGACGGACCGACCGACGTCCGCCGACGAACCGGACGGGAGGCCCGCCTCCACCCCGGTGGTCGACCTGCGTGACGTGTCGGTCACCTTCGGCCGTGGCGCCCGCGCGGTGCACGCCCTGCGCGGCATCGACGTCGTCGTGCACGCCGGGGAGACCGTCGGCCTGGTCGGCGAGTCCGGCTCCGGCAAGTCCACCGCCGCCCGCGTCGCCCTCGGCCTGGTCCGCCCCACCGCCGGCAGCGTCCGACTGTTCGGCTCCGACCTCCGCCGCACCCGGGGACGGGACCGCCTGGCCCTCCGCTCCGGCATCGGCGTCGTGCTGCAGGACCCGGTGGCCTCGCTCGACCCACGGATGTCCGTCGGTGAGTGCATCGCCGAACCGCTCGGCATCCACCGTCGACGGACCTCGGCCGCCGACCGTCGTCGCCGGGTGGACGAGGTCCTGGACGCCGTCCGCCTGCCCCGCGCCCTGGCCACCCGTGCCCCGCGGGAGCTCTCCGGCGGGCAGCGGCAGCGCGTCAGCCTGGCCCGGGCGCTCGTGCTCGACCCGCGGCTGCTCGTCGCCGACGAACCGACCAGTGCCCTCGACGTCAGCGTGCAGGAAGCCGTCCTCGAGGTCCTCACCGACCTGCAGGCCGACCTGGGCTTCGCGTGCCTGTTCGTCTCGCACGACCTCGCCGTCGTGCAGCAGTTCGCCGAACGGGTCGTCGTGATGCGCGCCGGTGCGGTCGAGGAGCAGGGTCCGACCGGCGAGACCCTGCTGCACCCGACGACCGACTACACCCGACGCCTGCTCGCCGCCGTCCCCGTGCCCGACCCGGTGGTGCAACGGCAGCGTCGGACGGAACGCCTGGCCTCCCCCGCCGCGGTGACCCCGTGA
- a CDS encoding ROK family protein yields MSAEVLAGIDVGGTNTKVLVATTDLEVLDRIDLPTPAHDGGDAILDAAEAAVRSLLDRHRASLAGVGVGAAGVVDPTTGTVLVTANSFTGWAGYGVTDAVTARLGVPATLDNDVNAFLLGEVAAGAVAGESDVLGMTLGTGVGGALVLGGTLFGGPHGAAGEIGHVPGFGDTPCTCGQRGHLETVAGARGMADRYAARTGRRLGTHQVAEAARAGDPDAQAVFTTAGWGVARAVLLTTGILDVTTVVIGGGVARSWDLLAPAIASALADEPPVSGAAIRVEPSTLGPDAVALGAAAQVRRLVVPV; encoded by the coding sequence GTGAGTGCGGAGGTCCTCGCCGGCATCGACGTCGGGGGCACGAACACGAAGGTCCTCGTCGCCACCACCGACCTCGAGGTCCTCGACCGGATCGACCTGCCCACACCGGCACACGACGGCGGTGACGCGATCCTCGACGCGGCCGAGGCGGCGGTGCGGTCCCTGCTCGACCGGCACCGGGCCTCCCTGGCGGGTGTCGGGGTGGGCGCTGCCGGTGTCGTCGACCCGACCACGGGCACGGTGCTCGTCACCGCGAACTCGTTCACCGGCTGGGCCGGCTACGGCGTCACCGACGCCGTCACCGCCCGGCTCGGGGTGCCGGCGACGCTCGACAACGACGTCAACGCGTTCCTCCTCGGCGAGGTCGCAGCCGGCGCCGTCGCGGGGGAGTCCGACGTGCTCGGGATGACCCTCGGCACCGGCGTCGGCGGGGCGCTCGTCCTCGGCGGCACCCTGTTCGGCGGCCCGCACGGCGCCGCCGGCGAGATCGGCCACGTCCCCGGGTTCGGCGACACCCCCTGCACCTGCGGGCAACGCGGCCACCTCGAGACCGTCGCCGGCGCCCGCGGGATGGCCGACCGCTACGCCGCGCGCACCGGCCGACGCCTCGGCACCCACCAGGTCGCCGAGGCCGCACGCGCCGGCGACCCCGACGCCCAGGCCGTGTTCACGACCGCCGGGTGGGGCGTCGCCCGGGCCGTCCTGCTCACCACGGGGATCCTCGACGTGACGACGGTCGTCATCGGCGGCGGGGTCGCCCGGTCGTGGGACCTGCTCGCGCCGGCCATCGCGTCGGCGCTCGCGGACGAGCCGCCGGTCAGCGGAGCGGCGATCCGTGTCGAACCCTCCACGCTCGGGCCGGACGCCGTGGCGCTCGGCGCGGCGGCGCAGGTGCGGCGGCTCGTCGTCCCGGTGTGA
- a CDS encoding phosphatase PAP2 family protein: MTDAPAPTPARRESPARRERTPTGILVRTPYPLATIAIALGTVIVITIVGFVLGDVDFGLAHALNSLHIGALGAVTTAVYHVISPAPAIGITVIVTGVLWAVQRDIRPAAAFAGTVAITWVPSDLVKELVHRPRPDTSLLPHPFATQPDPSYPSGHTVFIVAIVIALTWVLRDTRWHTLAVTLGTVVVVVVVLSLTIDAVHYPTDTVASVVWALAVAPAARLVWVDWAMPRIPVLRRPALTARRTARH; the protein is encoded by the coding sequence ATGACCGACGCGCCCGCCCCGACGCCTGCCCGCCGGGAGTCGCCTGCCCGCCGGGAGCGCACGCCGACCGGCATCCTCGTCCGGACGCCCTACCCGCTCGCGACCATCGCGATCGCCCTCGGCACCGTGATCGTCATCACGATCGTCGGGTTCGTCCTCGGCGACGTCGACTTCGGTCTCGCACACGCGCTGAACTCCCTGCACATCGGGGCGCTCGGCGCGGTCACCACGGCGGTCTACCACGTCATCAGTCCGGCGCCGGCGATCGGCATCACGGTCATCGTCACCGGTGTGCTCTGGGCCGTGCAACGCGACATCCGCCCGGCCGCCGCGTTCGCCGGGACGGTCGCGATCACCTGGGTGCCCTCGGACCTCGTCAAGGAACTCGTCCACCGCCCCCGGCCGGACACCTCGCTGCTGCCGCACCCGTTCGCGACACAGCCCGACCCGTCGTACCCGAGCGGACACACCGTGTTCATCGTCGCCATCGTCATCGCGCTGACGTGGGTGCTCCGCGACACCCGGTGGCACACCCTCGCGGTGACGCTCGGCACCGTGGTCGTGGTGGTGGTCGTGCTCTCGCTCACCATCGACGCCGTGCACTACCCGACCGACACCGTCGCGTCCGTGGTGTGGGCGCTCGCCGTCGCCCCGGCCGCCCGGCTGGTCTGGGTGGACTGGGCGATGCCGCGCATCCCCGTCCTGCGCCGCCCGGCACTGACCGCACGGCGCACCGCACGGCACTGA
- a CDS encoding MarR family winged helix-turn-helix transcriptional regulator: MTSPTSDDALARLADAVLSVARELDSTGPRAVDVVPLTGTEVLVMRWVDTNPGTTPSATADATALRRSNLSVALGSLVAKGMVERRAHPDDARTAQLYPTALAAESIALLRARWAETLRTALDAQGIDAAGVVSAVGLLERLEEGLRPSRDG, encoded by the coding sequence ATGACCTCTCCGACCTCCGACGACGCGCTGGCCCGACTGGCGGACGCCGTCCTCAGCGTCGCGCGGGAGCTCGACTCGACCGGACCGCGGGCCGTCGACGTGGTTCCCCTCACCGGCACCGAGGTCCTGGTGATGCGCTGGGTCGACACGAACCCGGGGACGACACCGAGCGCCACGGCGGACGCGACCGCACTCCGGCGGAGCAACCTCAGCGTCGCGCTCGGATCGCTCGTCGCGAAGGGCATGGTCGAACGACGGGCGCACCCGGACGACGCCCGGACCGCACAGCTGTACCCGACGGCGCTCGCGGCCGAGAGCATCGCTCTGCTGCGGGCCCGGTGGGCGGAGACGCTCCGGACCGCCCTCGACGCGCAGGGCATCGACGCTGCGGGCGTGGTGTCCGCCGTCGGCCTGCTCGAGCGGCTGGAGGAGGGGCTCAGGCCGTCGCGCGACGGATGA
- a CDS encoding DUF1801 domain-containing protein: MAARDDASETTFTAEERAAMREHAAEVKASRKRGTTKAEKAALDAQAVVDKIAAMPEPDRGLAERIHRIALEAAPDLAPKLWYGMPAYTKDGAVVFFFQDAAKFKARYSTLGFQDPATLDDGSFWPTSFAVTPEFSDTDEQTVAELIRRATA, translated from the coding sequence ATGGCAGCACGCGACGACGCGTCCGAGACCACGTTCACCGCCGAGGAGCGCGCCGCGATGCGCGAGCACGCGGCCGAGGTGAAGGCGAGCCGGAAGCGTGGGACGACGAAGGCCGAGAAGGCCGCGCTCGACGCCCAGGCCGTGGTCGACAAGATCGCCGCGATGCCCGAACCCGACCGGGGCCTGGCGGAGCGCATCCACCGCATCGCGCTCGAGGCCGCACCCGACCTGGCACCGAAGCTCTGGTACGGCATGCCCGCGTACACGAAGGACGGCGCGGTCGTGTTCTTCTTCCAGGACGCCGCCAAGTTCAAGGCGCGCTACTCCACGCTCGGGTTCCAGGACCCGGCGACGCTGGACGACGGGTCGTTCTGGCCGACCTCGTTCGCGGTGACGCCGGAGTTCTCGGACACCGACGAGCAGACGGTCGCCGAGCTCATCCGTCGCGCGACGGCCTGA